The nucleotide sequence GGTGAAGGTGTTTTCCTTTTAGGTTGCTCTTATGTCTTACTTAAGAATCCTTTGTGGGAAAGACCAAATGATGAAGTTGTTTGAGGGTGAGGTGACGGTAGGGGATGAGGAAGTGTTCCATTTTCTGGGAGAGGAGGAATCTAGCAATAAGAGGTGTCTTGGCGGGGGACTCTCTGGGAGTGGAGGTGGGTTACCTAGCAAAAGTTTAGTTAGGCTCCGCCCAAAGTCCAGGTGTTATCCTAGAAGCTGCTTTTGAATCGTATCCCTACCCGCTGTAATCTCTACAGGCATAGTACTGGCAAGATGATCTTGAGTATTTGTGTGGTTTTCATAAAGAATCGACATATGATATCTTTGTTAGGTGTAGGGTGGCGTCTAGAGTCTGTTATTGTGTCAGTAAGTGGCTAGGTTGAGAGTTAGTGTTACCTGAGAATCTTATGGGTGTTTTGCACATCTTTTCTTCCTTGGCCGAGAAGGCTAGGTTTAGGATTGGTGTTATTTTAGTCTGACATACGGTTGGTTTTTCCATCTTAAAGTCCCAAAATGATTCTATTTTCCAAGGCAAGGTGGTTGATTTTGAGCAACTGGTTGATTGAATCCATCTCCTATATATCTTGGAAGTGGTTTATTTGCAGGGTAGGTTTTGAGGGGGTACAAACAGCTCTACATAGCTGAACCTTCCAAATTTTGaggcccaattttttttttttacatatgtaCCGCATGTAATATACTAATATATACTAGTAAAAAAACCTGTGCTAGCGCACGAGTACATTGAAAAATTTGAGCAATAAGTCATATAAATTTAGATTGTAAGATAATATTTTGAGAATGTAATAGTTTTTATTAATGGGGGGTATAACCGttaatttgaacaaaataaaatgataatggTTGGCCAATATGAAATGTATCCGGTTGTATTTGTATTGTGTATTACCTAAATTAGCCCAAtagattgtttatttaatttgaatgaaaaattgatCAAGGTTGTATGTGAGCATGTAATGAAGACTTATATATAATGttgataaaaggaaaatagaattaaaagacATTAATTAGGTTACATAAGCAGACATAGgattgttttgcataaaaaaaaattacaaataaaaactaTCTTAAATGAAATACATGACAAACATCATGattattgaatgaaaatttaaatCTGATCGTGTAAGCAACTCGAAATTGATTCATTTGACAAAATTTGTTCCACAAAGGTCctaattttgttgtttgtttgccATCATGATTCTCCATTATGatattgaaattttgatattctCCATTATCTCCACATAAGATAACACAGTCACATACATTATGTTGTAAATATTTAGCAAAATCTTGCtgtaatttatgcaaaataacaCAAACATATTACATgtattaataaatatgaaaaatataacataaagaTATTGTTATAATTCGTAGTAATTAGAAAACATATATAACCATTTTGTTCTTCTTCAAGTCTCTGCCCCAAAGTTTGATATCAAAGTATTTGGATTCATTTTGCCTGAAGCATCTTGTGTGAAAAGGTGGTAGTTGTCGGAAACAATTAACAACATGAAACCCCACTACtttgaatatatttattcattccaTAATAAGCCAACTTAACATTAACATTGTTTGGCAGATTATAGTATTATCTGAGTACATTCCAACCATTAGTTATAGTAgggttataaaaaaatttgtttaagtcAAGTGAGATTATTGTTCCTTCATGTGTAAAGATGTTCCATTTGTCGATGAAATCTTCAGTGAATTTCTCCACAAAAATTCCCTCAACTTTAACATTAAGATGTTAAGaaaatcaaaggaaaaaagTTAGTATGacttatataacaaaaataatataagaggAAAAATAAGTAGTTAGTTTATAATGTATTTAGAATCGATAGTTAACTCATACCTTGAAATCCAATTTCACAGCTGAGCAATGGTCAAGAGGTCCTTTTAAAATCATAAGGTTTTGAGCAGACATTTTCGTTTTTTGTATGTTTGGAGGATGTATTGTGGGTTTGTAGACGTAAAAAGGTTGATATTAATGAGTacatatatattgaaaatttaaacaaatataataagttTTCTACATGGAATAAAGCTGTGCGGCAGATTATTTGCGTGTTCTACATGgagtaaaaaggaaaaaaaagggaCAGGCATGAAATAAGAACAGAGAATAATAATAGATGCAGGTATAGTATACAACAAGCATggtaatataattttgaaaggatATGTTTGAGTTATCCTATCAGATTCCTGTTTCATTAAAGAAATGTccgaaaaattaaaattttatagttTGCATAAAAGAAGGTACTCACCCAGACATGTTTGGAAGTGGAAAGTGTGGCTAGAATGtatataaaattgtaattttaaagATTTCGTAATAAATAGCTTCCTGAAAAATAATGTCGCAGTGTTCAATTTATTAGTAGTGCAGTTAATTTGTCTTATagttatttggattattataAACAAAGCATATAGTTAGTTTTTAATAACCTAGATATGTACTGTGTCTGTATTCAATAGTATTATCATGTGAATTGTTTGAAGTAAAACAATGTCATTCTATGAGTGTGTTTCAACTGAAGTTTGAATGATAATATAATTGAATGTCTAGGTAATGAAAATATAGTTTAGGTAATGCTATACTATTATATCATCATAGAGTAATGAagtaaaatttgaataatttgatAGATACAATAGAAGATagggaaaagaaaattgaaatgacTTTAACACAAACAATATTGAagataagaaggaaaaaaaccatgaaaaataacaaaaataaaaataatattacaatTGGTAGTAAAATTAATATCTTAGGATTATTGTAAACAGACATAAAGTTTGTGAGCATTTATTCTTATATTGACCGAGTTGAATTTATTTGAACATATATTTTTGTCCGTGGTAAGTAGAGAAAAAGAGGACTTGTATATTGGAAAATTGTTGGGATGAATCCAATTGTGTGGAATTATAAGTTAAGCAATACATGCATGAATGGGAAAGGAGTCATGGTAAGTCTTTTGGTataataatgtaatacttaTTAATTTATATCGTGTTCTTTTTGCAGttttttccaaaacatgttGGTGATTTACTTAACATTAATGATGACAATAATTTaatcatgattgatgaagaaaCACAGGAGACATATTCATGTAATATTTATATCGATAGGCGAAATGAAAGTATTAAGTATATTGGCAAAGGATGGTTTGAATATATGAGATTGAAGAAATTTgttgttggatttattttaatgtttaacTTTGAAATTGAGACACGAAGGTTGTATGTTTGCCCTACTGAGTGAGTATAAAATAAAGTATGACTGTTGTATGACCATATTCAAGTATGGAAGTTAATTATTTGGAAGCAGTGGGAAATATcatgtaattttgttttaagatgtaatttaattgatttagtTAAGTAGTTATCAAAACTTTGAACTGTATCTctaattatgttattgaattagTTATAATTTAActgtaatattattaaataatcgaattgaaatttttattaaaatccaaaagttatattaataaattgaattattttatatattatatgtgaaaaataaaaaaaatagtttacgtcgataaaaaaaaaacaatgtgttCATAATTAGATTTATTTTGTCCTATAAgattagaaatatatatatatatatatatatatatatatatatatatatatatatatatattaaatttgttacTATTTACAGAAAGCGTAGTCTATTTAACACAACCGTGACATTACATTAAgttcataaaaataacattacatagttgaaaaaaaaaacattaggtTGATTACAAACATTGCataactaaaaatgaaaatagcatacaataattaaaaagagatagataatatattaaatagaaGCATTTGATGTAGAAGCCGATGGAAACAATGGATACACATGACAGATTGTTCGTTAAAACATGTTGAATTTGAAGCGAATTTTCTGCCCAATTTTGAAATTGTTAGCTTTGCAGAATTTATCCCACTTGACTCCAAACATTGCTGTGTATTTGTGATCATTTAGCAAGTAAACTTCGAAATTTTCTTCAATTCCACAATCACCGCAAAATGTCAAAACGTGTATTCCTGTGTGCTTCAGAAAATCTTCAAAATCATCTCCTACTGGCTAGATATATAAGGAAACCATTAAAACAATATTGTAGAATATATTAGTGGCTACATACTGAAAATAGATTAACAGAAAGTGTATAACCTTCATTGGATTTTTGAAGTCATATTCCCAAACATGGCTGTCAAAGTGCATAGTTTCATAAGGCATTGTGCTGCGACTGTGCCATTTAGGAATGCAGCTAACATTGTCGGCCTCCTTGAAGATTTGGACAGAGAACAAATTATATCCATAGTAACCAAAAACAACCTCTACATTAGTCGGGAAATCATGAAACTTTTGCAGATCATACCATCATGTTGTCAATATAGGAGAAACGAAGCTTTTGTTGTATGTTAAGGTATGACTGTGAGTCTTGTCATTAATGACATGCCATGAATCCTTGAGGTTaatatttttgcataaatttgaGATCAACCTCGGCATAGTCCtaaattagagaaaaaataatagagTTTAGTCTTAGTATTACATATGTTTATGAAGGAGGTgagaatataataaaatgagatgtaAAGTAAAATACATAACCTGATAGCAGTGAAATTTTCAATAGGATCCTGTTTGAGTAAGTTCTTTTATACTTCCATGTTTTGATATTGGTTTGGAATGTGAATGATAAATACATTTGTTTGACCATGTTAGcaatatatataatgttttaattggttgaaatgagaaaaaagTTTGACCGGATGCATTTGGATTAATGAGAACAATGGGTCCCTTAAAATGTACATTAAATAAATGGAATTGATatataaacagcttattttgAACCAAGGAACAATTGTGTGCTGGTGATAAAGATCTTAAgttaatgaatattatttagtATGATGTGTATACATTATTTAATAATGTTACAAGTcctgtaaaaaagaaaaactatggTCACACCTCTTACATATGGGGTCCCAGGAATCTATACTTTTCATTGTTCCAATTGAGTTGGTGTTTCCAATAAGTAATTTGTACTGTGCAGCTCACATGCATTTTGTATTGTAGTGATTACACATGCAATTGTTCTATTCTTTTaatgtcatatttttaaaagtagTAATGTTTATTTGTAATATAATATAAGGCAACTGAATCGATGAATGTTATATTATAAGTTATTGCATgtttttatacatatatttaggTGGGTTTTTAACTAATCCCGTGTTGTGTTTGTTGCCGGTTTAGCCAAAGAAATCTAACAGAAATATATAGAGGTACTCATCTCTATGTCTTCGTCATACAGGTATATTAAGAGGTTAACAATTATAGTTATAGTTGTAAAAACTTAAGAAATTGTTCGGTgaatttaatcatttataaaTTGCTAACAATTAAATGATTTTGGTTGGACAATAGCTAGCATTGATACCTTAGATCCCGATTAAGCAATTCAAGTCTAGATCCAATAGGATTTgaggaacaaatttttttgctGAATTCAGATGGTAGTGTAtcaaagaaaagtaaaattgagCATATTGAGAAGCACAAAAGGGCGTTAACTGTTACAGAAACAACTATGGTTGAAAAAACTATTTCGGTAAGTACATATTAATTTATAGTATATGGTTGTTGGATGTAAAATTGATAgaaattgaaagttgaaaaaaatGCGTAAGTTTGTTTTCAGAAAATACAGGGAAATAGTTAAAAATGGTTTGTATAAAGATCAGAAAGTTGTATTGGTAGTTGATCCATAAATAGCTTTTGCATATAACTTTGAGATCTTGTATGTTGGTGGAAGCtgtaatgaaaaattaatagtaAGTGGATGGTTTGAGTATATGCTTTCAAAGAAGTTGTAAATTGGAGATAAATTGGAGTTTATTAGCTATGATAAAGATGAAGATATTATCAATGTTACAAAGGTTGTATaaagtttatgttaaattgttgATGACTTTAGTAATTGAATaatgatgatgtatttgattaGATTATGTAAGTGTTATTTTGAAATTGTGTTAAATGAGAACTGGGAAGTGAATGTAATTTGATCTATTGTAGTGTAATTTGTTAATTTGATATGTATTgtgttaacaaaatatttaatcttttttaaaataagtattaatgTTTGTGTTAATAGTTAAAGAGAGAAAGTCATATAATTACGTTGTAAAATATATAGTTTCGTATTGTAAATTAATGTAAAGGTAAAGTTTTTAAGCTATTGAATTCATATATTCAGCAGGTGAGagaatttaatgtttttaagtGTATATCACTTATCTGCAATGATATTGCATTTATGACGTTATTCATCTATTTATTTGATCTTGTGACCATGGAAGAATAGCTCCAGTTCGAGACCTAAAATACTTACTATTCCAGTTATTAAAATATGGGAATACTCTTACTTATATAGTTATAGAACAAGCACAATTTTTGTCCTTTTCTTATTCACTGTTTTAAAcgatattttaaaattagttcatctataaattttatttaatttcagtccctatttttctaaaattaataaCCATGAGTGGTTTTAGTCATtgtaaaactaaaatagaaactaaaattgaaaaaaaatatatgttgagtCTAAACTTGAAAAACCCTTAATTTTATagacactactaaaaaaaacagCGTTTTTGGACGAAATTTTCGGACAGATACAATTTTGTCTGAATTTTTCGGACGGATTTGGGACAGTTTTAACAGAGCGTAATTTCCGTCCCAAATCCGTCCCAAAATCGTGTGAAAATTGCATGACATGTTCAAACAGGGTTTTTTCCCACGAATTTCGCAcagatttctttaaaaaaacaattccGTCCTAAAACCGTGTGAAATATTGAGACGGATTTCGGACGGCTTATATTTTTGAGGGTTTTAATTGGGAAAGTTTCATCTCCCGCTTATCTCACAAAATTTCCCTCGTGTGTTCTGCTCTCATTACCCTAAAATTTCATCTCCCTCTCTCATAACCCTAAAACCCTCAAAAATCAATTTCTCAGTGTCCTTCTCTTCAATCAATTTCTTCCAAAATCTTCTCAAGTTGGTCAATCAATTTCTCAAGCTCACCAAGGTTAGATTCTCTTCTCTTCAAATCTGAGgattctctgtattttttttaatttctcagtGTTTTCTTCAACAAATCAAGCATGTTACCATAAACTTGTACCTGATTCTTGttcaattttagggtttattttgttttacttaTTAGGGTTTTTAGTGTGCTTAACTACCTAGACATAGATTCATGTTTGTTGTTGAAATTAATTGTGGGTTTTGCGCTTAATTTTATTGTGCCTGCTTAATCACTTTCACGATTTCTTTGTTAAATTTGAAGTACTTGgatttttttctgttttgttaaagattcaattttgttttcatcaaTGGCCTTATTGCATAcccttgttgttttttttggtaTGACCCTTGAAGGTAGTTTAGGCCAATAAAGACATTAATATTGGTATTAGTAGCTTACCCtaaaatatttgtcaaaataaagACCACCAAATGTATTAGGAagctaaaatgataaaataactaTTTGAAAGATTGGCTCAAAGAGTTAGAAAGTTTTCTGTAGAAAGCTCTTATCACaatattttcattcataaaacCACTATGTTAGAAAGCTTAAacattcaatattttaattcatCGGAAAGGTTTTGAGCAAGTAACATGTCTTTCTTTTGTACtccatttattattttcaaatcatgtCAATTGACATAAAATATTTGTGTGAACTTCTTATTGCGGTTATTCTAATTAAATTCTAATATATCTcaataaatttctaaaaatcattttgttactgtttttgagttttgacaTAAGTAGCttgaaaaatattgtgaaataaCTTTGATCTTGCGTGAAGCTTTGTTATGATTGTACAAGACTCAATCGTTGTAATGGTATTCACTTCTACTTTCTATTCTATTTCTTCTAGTTTGTATTATAGAGAAGTGTTCACTGTTATTATCAGTATCTATAGGTAAAGTTAATATGTGGTCTACATTTTCCATTAAAACAAATGTTGAACATCCTTTAGATTGGTACTGATGGATTGTTTATGATGCTTTTTCAAAGTAAAGCAAGCTCCCTTTTGCAACAAGTAATATTCTAAATTAGTAAAGCAAGCCCCCTTTtagtgtgtgtgtatttccAACAATTGAATAAGTATCATCATCTATGGCACATctctggaagaaaaaaaattcaaaacaatcaTTAGTAATCTTAATTTCATTAGTACTTTGCATAGGTACATTTACTAGTAATTATTTTGAGGACCAAATATTTACCTTTACATTTGTGAGGTCTACATTATGCTCTCCAAGAAAGCTTAAAAACTCTTTGAAGTTCTCTTAAGTTGGATGATAGTATCCACTTTATGGCCAAATAGCCTTCATTTTTGTGTAGTGgataataattaataacaacTTTAGCTATGATGATTTATAGAAAGAGTTTAATTGGTATTTACACATATATTCAATTACATATCACCACGTAGATAACTTTGAAAATATTGTATCAactaatataacaacataacagTAAGATATGATTGAATATATATGTGTGGAAAACTTTTTTCAAGTGTATATTGATTGAATCCTTATGAAAGCATGGATGGAGTTTAAAAATAGTACCTCAAGAACACCTTGATTTGCTACTAGTCTACCAGCTGCTGTGGTTGCACCACCAGCAAGAAAGCTTGaatgtagaagaagaagaagaagaagagatgaTGGATAGTGGTTGGTGAGCGAGACAATGATGAAGGGTTTAGGGATCAAAGTGATAATAAGGaatgaatttgtttctgttaatatttctaataatttttttactatgttCTGCCTTGATGTTTTACTATGTTCAGCCTTGATATGTACATTATGCCATTTGTTTTTTGGTGTGGTTTTATTGTTAGTGCTGGTCTAATTGCCTTGGTTTGTTAGGTCTGTTTTGCTTGGGAGTTAATCAAATTGTTGTTTTAGATGTCTGAAGAGGTACTAACAGAGGTGGAAAAAAATGTTTCGAAGTATACTATTGGTTCATGCTCATATGcctttaaggaaaaaaaacatggatTAAGAGCTcttaaaatggaaagaaaaggtATGAAAGAGCAAGAACGTATAAaccaagagaaaaaataaaaattggagcAGCAACAAAAAAGAATTGAGTCAAATGAAAGCATGCTTGCAACTTTATTTGAAAAGTTGAATATGCCATTGCCTCCAAACTTTGCTTGTGCGACACCTATGCAAGATGAACCAAATGATGTTGGTGAAGCCTCTAATGGAAACAATGATGATaattttggatttgaatgaTAAGTTTGGCCCAACTGGTTTTCTGTTGTTTAACTGTTTTCTTGTTGTTGCTgccaatttctcttttttttgatgaattatgtgTTTGACTGCTGCTATCTTGTATTTGGCTTTGTCAAGGGAGTTCCTTTTGGTTGGAGTTATGTTTCCAAACCTGtttaccttgtttttttttgctatttacTTTTTGAGGGCAGTTGTTGGCTCCCCTATCCCTTCTAGTGCACTTGATTGTGTTACTTTTATTGTTGAGTACTGACTAATGAACAATTTAGTCATGTTAGTTTGTGATATATTGTGTTAGAACATTGAGCACTTATATAAATCtagtttatata is from Medicago truncatula cultivar Jemalong A17 chromosome 1, MtrunA17r5.0-ANR, whole genome shotgun sequence and encodes:
- the LOC112419345 gene encoding uncharacterized protein, yielding MMEADNVSCIPKWHSRSTMPYETMHFDSHVWEYDFKNPMKPVGDDFEDFLKHTGIHVLTFCGDCGIEENFEVYLLNDHKYTAMFGVKWDKFCKANNFKIGQKIRFKFNMF